A genome region from Chlorobaculum tepidum TLS includes the following:
- the mreC gene encoding rod shape-determining protein MreC, with translation MSSFFRFIAKHTAYLYFLLYCTLSIMLMQLQRKETLDAIRERGLAINAAIGKQFTDATAIFTQERDNQHLFLQNARLFARLLRQQAALRDAAELKAIEANAPQWAGHFKVARVVDRRFSATDNMLIIDAGSRQGVARDMAVLTPDGLVGRVIDVSQNYAKVMPVINRNFMVSVVSDSTRTNGLLAWQNGNERLAKMEHVPVSSKLLVGEGVATSGYSTFAIRGIPVGQIIRISKDKLFYNVDVRLAVDFSSLSWVLVSLAKPSMEKIELMQSPDSPGKGE, from the coding sequence GTGTCGAGTTTTTTCCGTTTTATCGCCAAGCATACCGCATATCTCTATTTTCTGCTGTATTGCACTCTCTCCATCATGCTCATGCAGCTTCAGCGCAAGGAGACGCTCGATGCGATTCGCGAGCGCGGGCTGGCCATTAACGCAGCCATTGGAAAACAGTTTACCGACGCCACGGCCATTTTTACACAGGAGCGCGACAACCAGCACCTGTTCCTGCAAAATGCGCGGCTGTTCGCCCGGCTCCTGCGCCAGCAGGCGGCGCTCCGCGATGCCGCCGAACTGAAAGCCATAGAGGCGAATGCACCGCAATGGGCTGGCCACTTCAAGGTCGCACGGGTGGTTGACCGCCGGTTCAGCGCAACCGACAACATGCTCATCATCGACGCCGGTTCGCGCCAGGGCGTCGCCCGGGACATGGCCGTCCTGACACCTGACGGGCTTGTCGGTCGGGTGATCGACGTGTCACAGAATTACGCGAAAGTGATGCCTGTGATCAACCGCAACTTCATGGTCAGCGTGGTTTCCGACAGCACCCGCACCAACGGCCTGCTCGCCTGGCAAAACGGTAATGAACGCCTCGCCAAAATGGAGCATGTGCCCGTCAGCAGCAAACTGCTCGTAGGCGAAGGGGTGGCAACCTCCGGTTACAGCACCTTTGCCATCCGGGGCATTCCGGTCGGCCAGATTATCCGCATATCGAAAGACAAGCTCTTCTACAACGTCGACGTGCGCCTTGCAGTCGATTTTTCATCACTTTCCTGGGTGCTTGTCTCGCTGGCAAAACCGTCGATGGAAAAAATCGAGCTGATGCAGTCACCGGACAGTCCGGGAAAAGGAGAGTGA
- a CDS encoding FAD-binding oxidoreductase: MNFKNEPAAIAGFLEDTSNLKNGWTPGVFFPETPEEVASLLREACADGRRYTIAGNGTGTTGARIPFGDYVIAMQKLDRIGEVEPTIDGRALLRVQGGALLQDVQAKAAAAGWFYPPDPTEKTCFIGSTISNNSTGSRSLKYGPTRNHVQALQIALPQGDLLEITRGQHLADAAGNFTLDLPLAGRVTFRLPDYTMPKTSKHNAGYWSKPGMDLVDLFIGSEGTLGVIVEATLLLRPAPERVIACLAWFRSEEELLGFVGEARAGSGGVSPRALELFDRRALEFLRQSYPDIAKEMAGAVYFEEETTVEREEACLEAWLELMEQCGSPVEKSWAALDSEGLQKLRDFRHQLPVLVNEWLSRQSESKVSTDMALPDERFAELFRLYRDACDREGFTYIIFGHIGNAHLHLNILPHNHEEFVRAKTLYRQLVSKVLAMGGTLSAEHGIGKLKSEYLVQMYGRKGIREMVRVKKAFDPYLVLNVGNMIPAEYYESET; encoded by the coding sequence ATGAACTTCAAAAATGAACCAGCAGCCATTGCGGGCTTTCTCGAAGACACGAGCAACCTGAAAAACGGCTGGACGCCGGGCGTCTTTTTCCCGGAAACGCCGGAGGAGGTGGCCTCGCTGTTGCGCGAAGCTTGCGCCGACGGACGCCGCTACACCATCGCGGGCAACGGCACCGGCACCACCGGCGCGCGGATCCCGTTCGGCGACTACGTAATTGCGATGCAGAAGCTCGACCGCATCGGCGAAGTCGAGCCGACAATCGACGGACGAGCGCTGCTGCGCGTGCAGGGCGGTGCGCTGTTGCAGGATGTGCAGGCGAAAGCGGCGGCGGCAGGCTGGTTCTATCCGCCCGATCCGACCGAGAAAACCTGCTTCATCGGCAGCACCATCTCGAACAACTCCACAGGCTCGCGCTCGCTCAAATACGGCCCGACGCGCAATCACGTGCAGGCACTGCAAATCGCGCTGCCGCAGGGCGATTTGCTGGAGATCACGCGCGGCCAGCACCTCGCCGACGCAGCGGGAAACTTCACACTTGACCTGCCGCTTGCCGGGCGCGTGACGTTCCGGCTTCCGGATTACACGATGCCGAAGACCTCGAAGCACAACGCGGGCTACTGGTCGAAGCCGGGCATGGATCTGGTCGATCTCTTCATCGGCTCTGAGGGCACGCTCGGCGTCATCGTCGAAGCCACGCTGCTCTTGCGCCCCGCGCCGGAGCGGGTGATTGCCTGCCTCGCCTGGTTCAGAAGCGAGGAGGAACTGCTCGGCTTCGTCGGCGAGGCCCGCGCCGGAAGCGGCGGCGTCAGCCCGCGCGCGCTCGAACTCTTCGACCGTCGGGCGCTGGAGTTTCTCCGGCAAAGCTATCCCGACATTGCAAAGGAAATGGCGGGCGCGGTCTATTTCGAGGAGGAGACAACCGTCGAGCGCGAGGAGGCCTGCCTCGAAGCGTGGCTGGAACTGATGGAACAGTGCGGCTCGCCAGTCGAGAAGAGCTGGGCGGCACTCGACAGCGAGGGGTTGCAGAAGCTCCGCGACTTCCGCCACCAGCTGCCGGTACTGGTCAACGAGTGGCTCAGCCGCCAGTCGGAGAGCAAGGTGAGCACCGACATGGCACTGCCCGACGAGCGCTTCGCCGAGCTGTTCCGGCTCTACCGCGACGCCTGCGACCGCGAGGGATTCACCTACATCATCTTCGGCCACATCGGCAACGCCCACCTGCACCTGAACATTCTGCCGCACAATCACGAAGAGTTCGTGCGCGCCAAAACGCTCTACCGCCAGCTCGTCTCGAAAGTGCTCGCGATGGGCGGCACACTGTCGGCAGAGCACGGCATCGGCAAACTCAAGAGCGAATATCTGGTACAAATGTACGGCCGCAAAGGCATCAGGGAAATGGTGCGTGTAAAAAAAGCGTTCGACCCTTATCTTGTGCTCAATGTCGGAAACATGATTCCGGCAGAATACTACGAATCCGAAACCTGA
- the mreD gene encoding rod shape-determining protein MreD has protein sequence MNKYLLYTIALVILAFVQRFLVSKLLILHASPDILAIFIAFISMSTGQRTGTNFGFGAGLIAGILSGDLGLSALLGTVQGFVAGFFHVPQKSHATSVKKKRMFYAASATALIAGNLLQSLLSDPLSLPLYVRVPETVILGTLMSMMLAVLVYHFALKKLLKD, from the coding sequence TTGAACAAGTATCTTCTCTATACCATCGCCCTGGTCATTCTGGCTTTCGTGCAGCGCTTTCTCGTTTCGAAGCTGCTCATTCTGCACGCATCCCCTGACATTCTGGCCATCTTCATCGCCTTCATCTCCATGTCCACCGGCCAGAGAACCGGCACGAACTTCGGTTTCGGGGCCGGCCTCATCGCCGGGATTCTCTCGGGCGACCTAGGCTTGTCGGCCCTTCTGGGCACCGTGCAGGGATTTGTGGCAGGTTTCTTCCATGTACCCCAGAAGAGCCATGCGACCTCGGTCAAGAAAAAGCGTATGTTCTATGCTGCGTCCGCAACCGCGCTCATAGCCGGGAACCTGCTTCAGTCGCTTCTTTCTGACCCGCTCTCGCTCCCCCTCTATGTCAGGGTACCGGAGACGGTCATCCTCGGCACCCTCATGAGCATGATGCTGGCCGTGCTCGTCTATCACTTCGCCCTGAAGAAACTGCTGAAGGATTGA
- the mrdA gene encoding penicillin-binding protein 2, with product MDDFLRGIKLTILLIAAVFLFFTARLAWLQIVQHDDISSRSGSIRRIWEQAPRGHFIDRNGITVLENQALYTLKIIPNELRASSIPYLAYLLEIPVDELNEKVAEAKDYSPFAVSTIYRDLNEFVVARISENLWRLPGVIIEIENKRKYSDLFRGTHLFGYLRNVSKEQLDTLAEKGYTPDDKIGFSGLERIYEEELRGEKGVRYELVNPLGMLMGKYNEGKNDIPSVKGNDLYLTIDAHLQRLAENLLRATGHPGAVVAIDPSDGGVLALCSEPDFDLDILNGKTRKKEWAEIALSPEKPLFNRAIQAVYPPGSTYKLVLAIAGLEEGVIKPEDTIISTGSWNYGGRIFHDHGGRGHGIVNMKKAIIESCNIYFYQLMLKVGLDTWDKYGKMFGFGQREGIDLPGERRGLLPTTEYYNRRYGEGRWTKGYLVSLGIGQGELGVTPLQLANYAATIANNGTWHQPHIVRGYRDTRTGIYVPIDHASRTLPISKETFGIIKEAMQGVVQQGTGTLAQVPGVTVAGKTGTAQNPHGKDHAWFICFAPVDHPKIAIAVLVENAGFGGSISAPIAREMINYYLVEKNKPKTQGADSTAVAKIKKLNDSLNTKRPAAKTAIDSTSTAPQSDLEGGD from the coding sequence ATGGACGATTTTTTGCGCGGAATCAAGCTGACCATACTCCTCATCGCAGCCGTCTTCCTGTTTTTCACAGCTCGTCTCGCCTGGCTCCAGATTGTCCAGCATGACGACATCAGTTCGAGATCGGGGAGCATCCGCAGAATCTGGGAGCAGGCGCCGAGGGGCCATTTCATCGACCGGAATGGCATAACCGTCCTCGAAAACCAGGCACTCTACACCCTCAAGATCATCCCCAACGAGCTGCGAGCATCGAGCATTCCGTACCTGGCCTACCTGCTTGAAATTCCGGTAGATGAGCTGAACGAGAAGGTCGCCGAAGCGAAAGATTACAGTCCGTTTGCCGTTTCGACCATCTACCGCGACCTGAACGAGTTCGTCGTGGCACGCATCAGCGAGAACCTCTGGCGATTGCCCGGCGTGATCATCGAGATCGAGAACAAGCGAAAATACAGCGATTTGTTCCGGGGAACCCACCTGTTCGGTTACCTGCGCAATGTCAGCAAGGAGCAGCTCGACACGCTGGCTGAAAAGGGGTACACGCCGGACGACAAGATCGGTTTTTCCGGTCTCGAACGCATCTACGAGGAGGAGCTTCGGGGCGAGAAGGGCGTGCGCTACGAGCTGGTCAATCCGCTCGGAATGCTCATGGGAAAATACAATGAGGGCAAGAACGACATCCCGTCTGTCAAAGGCAACGATCTCTATCTCACCATCGACGCCCACCTGCAACGGCTTGCCGAAAACCTGCTCCGGGCGACCGGTCACCCCGGCGCGGTGGTGGCCATCGACCCCTCAGACGGCGGCGTACTGGCGCTGTGCAGCGAACCCGATTTCGACCTCGACATCCTCAACGGCAAAACCAGAAAAAAAGAGTGGGCTGAAATCGCCCTTTCACCTGAAAAGCCCCTTTTCAACCGCGCCATCCAGGCCGTCTATCCGCCGGGTTCCACCTACAAACTGGTGCTGGCCATCGCCGGACTTGAAGAGGGGGTCATCAAACCCGAAGACACCATCATCTCCACCGGCAGCTGGAACTACGGCGGACGCATCTTCCACGACCACGGCGGGCGCGGCCACGGCATCGTCAATATGAAAAAGGCGATCATCGAGTCCTGTAACATCTACTTCTACCAGCTCATGCTCAAGGTGGGCCTCGACACGTGGGACAAATACGGCAAAATGTTCGGATTCGGCCAGCGCGAGGGCATCGACCTGCCGGGCGAACGGCGCGGCCTGTTGCCGACAACTGAGTACTACAACCGCCGCTACGGCGAGGGGCGCTGGACAAAAGGCTATCTGGTAAGCCTTGGCATTGGCCAGGGTGAACTCGGCGTCACTCCCCTGCAACTGGCCAACTACGCAGCGACCATCGCCAACAACGGCACCTGGCACCAACCGCACATTGTCAGGGGCTACCGCGACACGCGCACCGGCATCTATGTGCCGATCGATCACGCCTCGCGCACCCTGCCAATCTCGAAAGAGACCTTCGGAATCATCAAGGAGGCGATGCAGGGCGTGGTTCAGCAAGGAACCGGCACGCTGGCGCAGGTGCCGGGCGTGACGGTCGCCGGCAAAACCGGCACCGCGCAGAACCCGCACGGCAAGGATCACGCCTGGTTCATCTGCTTCGCGCCGGTCGATCACCCGAAAATCGCCATCGCGGTGCTGGTCGAAAACGCCGGTTTCGGCGGCAGCATCTCCGCGCCGATCGCCCGAGAGATGATAAACTACTACCTCGTCGAAAAGAACAAGCCGAAAACCCAGGGCGCCGACAGCACCGCTGTCGCCAAAATCAAAAAGCTGAACGATTCGCTAAACACGAAACGCCCCGCCGCGAAAACAGCAATCGACTCTACCAGCACTGCGCCGCAGAGCGATCTGGAGGGTGGAGACTGA
- the tyrS gene encoding tyrosine--tRNA ligase codes for MIFPSVKEQLDIIVNNTVEVISTDELERKLTKSLKNGTPLKIKLGADPSRPDLHLGHSVVLRKLREFQDLGHEAILIIGDFTAMIGDPSGKSKTRPQLTAEEARENGKSYFEQASKILDPEKTTICYNADWLSQMHFADVIRLSSHYTVARMLERDDFEKRYRSQTPISIHEFLYPLAQGMDSVHLKNDVELGGTDQKFNLLVGRDLQREYGIEPQVCITMPLLVGTDGSEKMSKSLGNAICFNDTPEDMYGRTLSIPDSLIETYWNLLVPHHSGNDKPIAERIAADPRETKRELARELVAQYYSAEEAAKAQEHFDRVIVNKQAPTDLPTVEFEEATMPVVELLMALAAFPSKNEARRMIQQGAVQAGNEKISDINAVIELTENPVIIRAGKRKFFKVARAKKSF; via the coding sequence ATGATATTTCCATCCGTCAAGGAACAGCTCGATATCATCGTCAACAACACCGTCGAGGTCATCAGCACCGACGAACTCGAACGCAAACTCACCAAATCTCTCAAAAACGGCACGCCGCTGAAAATCAAGCTCGGTGCTGACCCGTCGCGCCCCGACCTGCACCTCGGCCACTCGGTGGTGCTCCGCAAGCTGCGTGAATTTCAGGATTTGGGACACGAAGCGATCCTCATCATCGGCGACTTCACAGCCATGATCGGCGACCCGTCAGGCAAGAGCAAGACCCGCCCGCAGCTCACCGCCGAAGAGGCCCGCGAGAACGGCAAAAGCTACTTCGAGCAGGCGTCGAAAATCCTCGATCCGGAAAAGACCACCATCTGCTACAACGCCGACTGGCTGAGCCAGATGCACTTTGCCGACGTCATCCGCTTGTCGAGCCACTACACGGTGGCGCGGATGCTGGAGCGCGATGATTTCGAAAAGCGCTACCGCTCGCAGACCCCGATCTCGATCCACGAATTTCTCTATCCGCTCGCACAGGGCATGGACTCGGTGCACCTCAAAAATGATGTGGAGCTTGGCGGCACCGACCAGAAGTTCAACCTGCTCGTTGGGCGCGACCTCCAGCGCGAGTACGGCATCGAGCCGCAGGTGTGCATCACCATGCCGCTGCTGGTGGGCACCGACGGCAGCGAGAAGATGTCCAAGTCACTCGGCAACGCCATCTGCTTCAACGACACGCCGGAGGATATGTACGGTCGAACGCTCTCAATTCCCGACTCCCTGATCGAGACCTACTGGAACCTGCTGGTACCGCACCACAGCGGCAACGACAAGCCTATCGCCGAACGAATCGCCGCCGATCCACGCGAAACCAAGCGAGAACTCGCCCGCGAACTGGTCGCGCAATATTATTCGGCGGAGGAGGCGGCCAAGGCACAGGAGCACTTTGACCGGGTGATCGTCAACAAACAGGCGCCCACAGACCTGCCGACCGTGGAGTTCGAGGAGGCTACGATGCCGGTGGTCGAGCTGCTCATGGCGCTTGCGGCATTCCCGTCCAAAAACGAAGCACGGCGCATGATTCAGCAGGGCGCGGTGCAGGCTGGCAACGAGAAAATTTCTGATATCAATGCCGTTATCGAGCTGACCGAAAACCCCGTCATCATCCGCGCAGGCAAACGAAAATTTTTCAAGGTGGCGCGCGCAAAAAAATCGTTTTGA
- a CDS encoding pyruvoyl-dependent arginine decarboxylase, producing MSFVPTKVFFTKGVGRHKEYLSSFELALRDAKIEKCNLVTVSSIFPPKCERISVEEGLKHLKPGQITFAVMARNSTNENNRLISASVGVALPADESQYGYLSEHHPYGETAEQSGEYAEDLAATMLATTLGIEFDPNKDWDEREGIYKMSGKIVNSFNITESAEGETGMWTTVISCAVLLP from the coding sequence TTGTCATTCGTCCCAACAAAAGTATTCTTCACCAAAGGTGTCGGAAGACACAAAGAGTATCTCTCTTCGTTCGAGCTTGCCCTGCGCGACGCCAAGATCGAAAAGTGCAATCTGGTGACGGTTTCAAGTATCTTTCCTCCAAAATGCGAACGCATCAGCGTCGAAGAGGGACTGAAGCACCTCAAGCCGGGACAGATCACCTTCGCGGTCATGGCGCGTAACTCGACCAACGAGAACAACCGCCTCATCTCCGCTTCGGTTGGCGTGGCGCTTCCGGCTGACGAAAGCCAATACGGCTATCTCTCCGAGCATCATCCGTATGGCGAAACTGCCGAGCAGTCGGGCGAATACGCCGAAGATCTGGCCGCGACGATGCTAGCCACCACGCTCGGCATCGAATTTGATCCCAACAAGGACTGGGACGAGCGCGAGGGCATCTACAAGATGAGCGGCAAGATCGTCAACTCCTTCAACATCACCGAGTCTGCCGAGGGCGAAACCGGCATGTGGACGACCGTGATCTCCTGCGCAGTGCTGCTGCCATAA
- the smpB gene encoding SsrA-binding protein, protein MSKKQGKPEYVTAISNRKARFEYEILDTIEAGIELLGSEVKSVRLGKASLSESYAMIHHGQVWLENMQITPYEHNTLDTLEPKRSRRLLLHKAEIMRLQSKISEKGLTLIPLKAYFNKRGVLKIELGLARGKKLYDKRETIKNRDAKRQLQQLRKQY, encoded by the coding sequence GTGTCCAAAAAACAAGGCAAGCCGGAATACGTCACGGCGATCAGCAACCGCAAGGCCCGGTTCGAGTACGAAATTCTCGACACGATCGAGGCGGGCATCGAGCTGCTGGGCAGCGAGGTGAAATCGGTGCGACTCGGCAAGGCGAGCCTGAGCGAGAGCTACGCCATGATCCACCACGGCCAGGTGTGGCTCGAAAACATGCAGATCACGCCCTACGAACACAACACGCTCGACACGCTCGAACCCAAACGCAGCCGCCGCCTGCTTTTGCACAAGGCGGAAATCATGCGACTGCAATCGAAAATCAGCGAAAAGGGACTGACTCTTATTCCGCTCAAAGCTTACTTCAACAAGCGCGGTGTACTCAAGATCGAACTCGGCCTCGCGCGAGGCAAAAAGCTCTACGACAAGCGCGAGACAATCAAGAATCGAGACGCCAAGCGTCAGCTGCAGCAACTCAGGAAACAGTATTAA